ATTGAAAAAACCGGAAGGTAAGAAAAATCTTGCTTTCCACAATGCTTAGGCTGCGGCTAGAAAAGATGTGGAGAGAGCTTTCGGGATTTTGCAAGCCTAGTTTGCTATTGTGAGAGGACCGGCTAGATTTTGGGATCAAAAGATGCTTTGGTACCTCATGcacgcttgtgtgatcatgcacaacatgatcatcgagaatGAGCGTGGCCAAGATGAGCTTTGTGCTGCATTGGTGTTTTAAGTCTTTGAGCAGTCAAATGAGCTAAGCTCCTGTGAATGAAACGCCTGTCCTGCTAAGCCCAAACTCTAATGTGCTTGACTTGGAAGTAGGCCACTCTTTCACTGTGAGGATCTTCTTTTAGTCTGTAGCCACCCCTTGCCCACTAATGACATGACCCAGGTATTCTATCTGTGGTTGAGCAAATGAACATTTATTCAACTTCACATATAGTTGATTCTGCTTCAGAAGGTCAAATACTTGCTGCAAATGGGTGACATGATCTTGCAAGGATTTGCTGTAGATTGAGTGCCAGCACGTAGCTGTGCTTTCAGCAATAATTTCACCATTGGGAGCCGGTGCCTTTCGAAGCACTTTCACGTCTTGCTAACAAGCCATTCTGGCAAACAAAAGAGCTACTTCTATCAAAGAGGAGCAAAGGCTAAGCGGAACTCCTCCCTTCGTGTCTTCTTCCTTTCCAAGCTTGTTGCGGGGAATCTGGGCTCTTTTTCAGCCCCTAAGGACTGCTACTTTGATGAATGAGGCCTGACGGTCTTAATTCCTAATGCTACTCCTACTGCTATTGCTATTGCCCGGAATCaatgaaggagttcattcagCACCGAGCCGAGCGAGCGTAGATTCAATATGTTGATTGTACCGAACGAAGGATTTGCCTTATCACGAAAGCCAATCTCGAGATGATACTGATTGGCCTGAAATCCTCGACGGTGTTGGCATCTTTTTTCTTTGGGAGGAGAGTGATGGATGCCTGGGTTAGCCTCCAAACATAAAGGCCATTGCTATGAAAGATCTACAAGAGAGAAAGCAGTTGCGGGTGGATGATGTCCCAGAAGGCTTGGATTGCACAGATTCTACCAGAGGATGTTGAGATGCTCCCATTGCAACTCACTGATGGAGAAGAACTGGAGAGCTCAGCTAGAGCTGGAGGAGGTGGTAGAAACCTGTTATCACTCTCTTCTTCCGATCGTCCCATCAGTTTCTTGTAAGCCTGCTTCCTCCGATGATCGGTTGCGGCTAGACTACTCTTAGTATGAGCTCTTGGGACATCCCGTGCGAGTGCGATGGAGAGCTGAAAGGGTAGCCCGTTTTGTTGCCTCCTATCATGCCATTCGACGTCCCACGGCGCATGATGATCTTCAGAAAGATCTCATTGAGGAGTGGTGGGCTTGGAATGGGCGACAAAGAGCATCATGATTTGTGTGTTTGATGTTGTATTCttgaactatttgttgtattggtgaactatttgttgtattgaacgataaactatttgtttgagttgtaataacgaaattgaactatttattttcttgatttattttgtttgtgttttatctttttgtttgtgtttggAATGCATAATTTGTTTGTGCGAGTGTCACTCGCGCTCCATTTTtgcgtgctgctggagctgcgcGCGTGCGCTGCATTTTAGCTCGGCTGCTGGAGCTAGCGCTGCCCGCCGCGCCAAACTAGGCGATGGGCGCGCGGCAAAGTAGTTTTTAAGACGCGACGCGTTGGGGGGTTATTAGAGATGCTCTAATATGTTCTTCTCGCGGGCGCTCATCTGTAACcctccttcttgatcatcgaggagACTCGCCAAGACAGAGCAGTTTTGTATAATCTTCATATGGAAGTTCCTTGCAATATTCATGTATACCAGTCTGAAATTAATGCATGTATTGTCCGTGTTTGTCATGCATGCATGAACTTGGGATGAACACATTGTCATGGCTTTTTATTGCTGGTTCTTTTTCCTCCAAaagaccaattaaacatctacaTTTCACCACACTAAGAGCACAAACGGGTAGATGGTAAGATATATGGTTCTTGCAGAATTACCAAGGGACAGGTATTGACCAGCTCATCCTAgctaatttttttaaaataatacattttttaaaattacagaaataatacgcaaaaaaagatttttcaaaaataatacaccatCGGCCTACTGCAGGCCGACAGagcccagtcggcccacagcaggccgactggAGGCCCATCAGTTTGCTGCTGGCCGATTGGGCTGTCGGCCAGCAGATTCAAGCCCAGTCGGCCTCCAGTTGGCCGACAGggtccagtcggcctgcagttggccgataggcctgcagtgggccgactaggctcagttggcctgctgtgggccgactggtgcATGCCTATTTTTAATATTACCGCGAATATTTTTTAAAAGTATATATTTTAACACGTTATGAATACATGGTAACATTTCTTCAAATACATTTTTAATGGAAATACCATTTTTTTAAACCACacaacattttttaaaatgctTTTCTGAAAATTTCACAAACTTTTTTTAGAAACACGCGAATATTTTCTTAAAATGTCATGATCCATCTAAACATTTGTTAACCCACGTGATATGTGAGTATATTGATTGTAATatcatcttatattatgggatgaagGGAGTACCATTTTGTAGAATGTCATGGATATTTTTTGGAAACACGAGAATATTTCCAGCAAAGGTGACGTACATTCATTTAGCGGCACGAACCATTTCTTATcatattttccaaaaaaattgCATGCATTTTTTGAAAGGCGGGAACTTTTTCCATTGTGATGAACATTTGTTTTGAAAGTTATCGACATTTCCAAACTGCGCTTTTCGCGCCATccatttcccgccacccatttcccgccatccatttcccgccacccatttcccgccacccgtttccctcctcccatttcccgccaacatttcccgccataccgcagtcgttctttcccgccattttctcgtctctatctataaaacccccttcagacggagctggataagcattgcagtgtagtgtagttgagatgtcccattatcctttcgatcgtagttttcaccctgggatgagcaggactcttctgaggctagctaccgatttcaggatggataataggatagttccatgggacgaactcaccggtagtgacaccataatgaatgagttggctcaccaattacgtagttctgggtggcctgaaaggacctatgaggaggtacgtaaagaacttcttaggttgcatgacaggtggaagaaggtagtggtgccgaagagtgaaactttcagaaggattgcagcaaataatccatgtttatggactgaggagagcgaggacgaagatgatatcttcatgccgccgcttccgggttctgcatcgtcgaagggcaagagttcttcatcatcgaagggcaaggtttctgcatcgtcgaagggcaagagttcttcatcgtcgaagggcaagagttctgcatcgatcgaggatgacgatgatgacttcatgtagtttttatgctgtatgttgtgagttcagttacgtgccatttaatttggatgtagttctatctagttgtttgtaatgtctcgttgtatgaatattatgttctatctaaatatgatcttgtagagtaggcatatgtctcgtagagaagtacatagtcatttgtctcatacatagaatagacataagttctcacacagaaatagatggtaatgtctctactgatacATAGGAGCGGCAATGACGACGTCTGGCCTGCCGGGGAGGCGGATCTCGAATGACAAATGCATCACATATAACTCGGTTTCCTGTAGCAATGCAACTGAACAACCCTTTTCCATTCCCATTCGCTCAGCATTTCTTGAATCTTGCCATCATCAGTTATGTCAATCAATTTTCTTTCCCCAGGGCCATCCGAATGCTTCCTGCTGACGTAGTACACAAAATCGTCTTCCTTCAACCCTTGCTTCAACATGAATTTAGTCTTCAACCAATCAAAAGTGAGGTCCACTTCACTAACTTGCACAACACTTGGAGACAAGCCTTGGACATGAACAATAGGGCTAAGCACCCACTGAGTACTCTGAGccatctgcaacacacaaatcgcattgagtacctaccctaccccttaatatccccactaacaaatattagacatgtctatatattacgaagctatatattacagaatattaacggagcaactaatacaattcaccCTCCTACAATtatattacgaatatttgccgtagcaactacaaatattgacAGATTAATTAGTTGACATCTAAAAATATTAACAAAAACTACCGGAGCACGtacgaaaaataaaatgtgggcttaaatatacccttgaagcgtgcgtgcgaaggATGAAGgacgaacggcggccaccaaacTGCCGGTGCTCTGGCTCGAACGAAGAATGACGAAcaacagcttcacctccaccacagTGCTCCAATTTACCACCAGCACACTGCAATGCTTATGCagctccgtctgaagggggttttataggtagagaggagaaaatggcgggaaagaacggctgcgatatggcgggaaagggttggcgggaaacgggtggcgggaaacgggtggcgggaaaagggtggagggaaacgggtggcgggaaacgggtggcgggaaacgggtggcgggaaaagggtggagggaaacgggtggcgggaaacgggtggcgggaaaaagttggcgcgaacatatggcgggaaaaagttggcgcgaacatatgacgatgatgacttcatgtagtttttatgctgtatgttgtgaattcagttacgtaccatttaatttagatgtagttctatctaTTTGCTTGCaatgtctcgttgtatgaatattatgttctatctacatatgatcttgtagttccgataacagagtactaaaatagagtaggcatatgtctcgtacataagtacatagtcatttgtctcatacatagaatagacataagtcttacacagaaatagatggtaatgtctctactgatacagatacatagaagcgtcagtgacgacgtctggcctggcggggaggcggatctggaaTCGGGGACCATCCCAACCTGTCGGGTGCCCTAACGTGACGAGGAGGAATCTCAGACTCTCCCTGGTCATGCTGTGTATCCTGTGTGGGGCCTGGTGGAGGAGTCGAAAACATGTTCATCCACTGGGTGTGCTGCGACATCTGAGCCTGTATGTTGTCCTCGGGATGTTGATCACTCCCCCACGTATCATGTGATGCCGACATAGACGCCTGATATCCATAGGCCCCTACGCGATGGAACGGTTCATCATGAAGAATGAGGTCGCGTCAATTAATATTgaaaacaataaatatgaagacacatacctgctgggtgtgacgtctgctctggctgaaacacgaaactggacgagggaccgtgctgttgtggctgtggagaaaacacgaagctcgacgagggaccgtgttgctgtggctgtggagaaaacacgaagctcgacgtggGACCATAGTGCTGCGGGTGCCACGTAGAACTGCCAGGTTGGTCAGGACTGGGTGGCCTGGTTGTCGGCTGCTGTGCTAGGCGTGGACGTGGTTGATGTCGTTGCATGGAGTgacgcggctgctcctgctcgtgcTGAACAACATCGGTTCTCCGGGTGCACGTGATAGCCTCGTACACAGTCCGTATCTTATTCTGAATTCTTTCCAAGAAGGGCTGTACCACTGGACGATGTTGAAGAAGAGGTCCAGACGATAGTGATCGTCCAAAGGTGGTCACGTCGTCGTACAGTTTGCGTGTCAAGGTAGCCTGCAAATTTCCATGACGATTAATAATGTCTGTCTCTTGCACGTCAAAGTATGTGACAACATTACGTAAAGAAAAAATATCTTACCGCGTACTGCCTAGAGCCCGAAGTATCATAGCTCGGGTACATATCCGACGGAGTAGGATCCGGTAACTCCTCTGGGTGGGAGTACTCAACAATGCGTAACCGTGTTCCGGTCATGTAGCGCCGCAAATAGAGATTGAATTCATCGAGATCGAAATTGTGATTCTCGTGCCATAGATTTGTGTTTGTTGTCTCCCATTCTATAACATACGGCTCTAGTCTAACTAGCCATTCAGCAGTTGTCCTGTTCATGCCCTTCCTTGTCGTCCTAAAATTGTGGTGTGTGTTCAACAATTACCTAAAGCTTCGAATGGAGTACTATGAAAGAAAATGCAACATTGAAAAACTGGTTAATACCTGTGGATGTGTGCTGGCACCGGGTTCTCTATAGGGGGAGGTAGCTCCAACTGCAGAAGACCAAATTGCCTCATAACCCTCTGTTGTGCCATCTCCTCGACGAAGACATCGAAGATGATCTTCGATTTTGTCATCCAGTAATCTCGGTCCCTTGTGCATAGCACAAACATACCAGCAGGGTATCTCGCTTGTATGGCTGCTGCCGTGTAGGGCTGCCAGATTACCCCGGTGTACGCATCGAACTGCTCGTTCAATGCTGTGTACGCCTTCCTGGTCTGATCACTAGCAAAGCGTCTCTGCAGAGAATAAAAGTTAGTAGCCGCTCGCATCGATCGATCTCTTGTGCAGAAAAAGTTGCATTAAACTACAACACGGTGCATACCTTGCGACGAGTCCAACACAGACCGAAAGTAGGCATGTCGATGCCCTCAACATCAAACATGGCGTCTATAGGCTCATGAACCCGTACATCTGGTCGCCCTATAGAGAACCTCTCCCACGACCACAGCTGTAGGAATAGAGGGCATCCAAGAAGGGCTGGCTTTCTCGATGTAAGCTGGCAACCGTTGCACATACCTcagtatgtagccgctaacaccgccgaaccccaactcctctGTCTGATCTGATCCGCCGTCTGAGCGCTCGCTATCTCGAGTGCCATAGGGATGTAGAGGGCGCTGATAGTGGTGACATGGTTCTCCGTGAACATCACCTTGCCGAAAAGCCACAGTAAGTAGGCCTCGAGGCTCCGAGTGATC
The Aegilops tauschii subsp. strangulata cultivar AL8/78 chromosome 3, Aet v6.0, whole genome shotgun sequence genome window above contains:
- the LOC120976932 gene encoding uncharacterized protein — encoded protein: MCNGCQLTSRKPALLGCPLFLQLWSWERFSIGRPDVRVHEPIDAMFDVEGIDMPTFGLCWTRRKRRFASDQTRKAYTALNEQFDAYTGVIWQPYTAAAIQARYPAGMFVLCTRDRDYWMTKSKIIFDVFVEEMAQQRVMRQFGLLQLELPPPIENPVPAHIHRTTRKGMNRTTAEWLVRLEPYVIEWETTNTNLWHENHNFDLDEFNLYLRRYMTGTRLRIVEYSHPEELPDPTPSDMYPSYDTSGSRQYAATLTRKLYDDVTTFGRSLSSGPLLQHRPVVQPFLERIQNKIRTVYEAITCTRRTDVVQHEQEQPRHSMQRHQPRPRLAQQPTTRPPSPDQPGSSTWHPQHYGPTSSFVFSPQPQQHGPSSSFVFSPQPQQHGPSSSFVFQPEQTSHPAGAYGYQASMSASHDTWGSDQHPEDNIQAQMSQHTQWMNMFSTPPPGPTQDTQHDQGESEIPPRHVRAPDRLGWSPIPDPPPRQARRRH